One genomic segment of Odocoileus virginianus isolate 20LAN1187 ecotype Illinois chromosome 17, Ovbor_1.2, whole genome shotgun sequence includes these proteins:
- the LOC110150116 gene encoding uncharacterized protein codes for MADQFFQRKPWDPEQLRQDPDSDSEGLFDKAPPEEPPAVRGPKSAWAGGRKAGRRTGGKAQGARPGQPPKGAMRPQPQEEAPPLDEGCYLDHFPHLSIFIYAAIAFSITSCIFTYIHLQLA; via the coding sequence ATGGCTGACCAATTCTTTCAGCGCAAACCCTGGGACCCCGAGCAGCTTCGCCAGGACCCCGACTCTGACTCCGAAGGCCTGTTTGACAAGGCTCCTCCGGAAGAGCCCCCCGCTGTCCGTGGGCCCAAGTCGGCGTGGGCCGGGGGCAGGAAGGCGGGTCGGCGCACTGGCGGGAAGGCACAAGGGGCCCGCCCCGGGCAGCCCCCTAAGGGCGCGATgcgcccccagccccaggaagAGGCCCCTCCATTGGACGAAGGCTGCTATCTCGACCATTTTCCGCACCTCTCCATCTTTATCTACGCGGCCATCGCCTTCTCCATCACCTCCTGCATCTTTACCTATATCCATTTACAGCTTGCCTGA
- the MIS12 gene encoding protein MIS12 homolog, which yields MSVDPMAYEAQFFGFTPQTCMLRIYIAFQDYLFEVMQAVEQVILKKLDGTPDCAISAVQIRKCTEEFLCFLKGRFDNLFGKMEQLFLQLILRIPPNVLLPEDKSQETHSYSEEEFHLLQKEIEQLQEKYKTELCTKQALLAELEEQKIVQAKLKQTLSLFDELENVGRDHGASDFREGLVFLIQNSRKLQSIRENVEKEGKRLKIS from the coding sequence atGTCTGTTGATCCAATGGCCTATGAGGCCCAGTTCTTTGGCTTCACACCGCAGACTTGCATGCTTAGGATTTACATTGCCTTTCAAGACTACCTGTTTGAGGTGATGCAGGCTGTTGAACAGGTTATTCTAAAGAAGCTGGATGGCACCCCAGACTGTGCAATTAGTGCAGTCCAGATTCGCAAGTGCACAGAAGAGTTTCTTTGCTTCCTGAAAGGACGTTTTGACAACCTTTTTGGCAAAATGGAGCAGCTCTTCTTACAGTTGATTTTGCGGATTCCCCCAAACGTCTTGCTTCCAGAAGATAAATCTCAAGAGACACATTCTTACAGTGAGGAAGAATTCCACCTTCTCCAAAAAGAAATTGAACAGTTACAGGAGAAGTATAAGACTGAATTGTGCACTAAGCAGGCCCTTCTTGCAGAATTAGAAGAGCAAAAAATTGTTCAGGCCAAACTCAAACAGACATTGTCTTTGTTTGATGAACTTGAAAACGTTGGCAGAGACCATGGGGCTAGTGATTTTAGGGAGGGCTTGGTGTTCCTGATCCAGAACTCCAGAAAACTCCAGAGTATCAGAGAGAATGTGGAAAAGGAAGGCAAACGATTGAAAATATCTTGA
- the DERL2 gene encoding derlin-2 isoform X2: MAYQSLRLEYLQIPPVSRAYTTACVLTTAAVLELITPFQLYFNPELIFKHFQIWRLITNFLFFGPVGFNFLFNMIFLYRYCRMLEEGSFRGRTADFVFMFLFGGFLMTLFGLFVSLVFLGQAFTIMLVYVWSRRNPYVRMNFFGLLNFQAPFLPWVLMGFSLLLGNSIIVDLLGIAVGHIYFFLEDVFPNQPGGIRILKTPSVLSVDTFDSSARILTPEALYEMATDSPRRHFQQFASGSSLRWY; this comes from the exons ATGGCGTACCAGAGCCTCCGACTGGAGTACCTGCAGATCCCACCGGTCAGCCGCGCCTACACCACCGCCTGCGTCCTCACCACCGCCGCTGTG TTGGAACTGATCACACCTTTTCAGTTGTACTTCAATCCTGAATTAATCTTTAAACACTTTCAA atATGGAGGTTAATCaccaatttcttattttttgggCCAGTTGgattcaattttttatttaacaTGATTTTTCT ATATCGTTACTGTCGAATGCTAGAAGAAGGCTCTTTCCGAGGTCGGACAGCAGACTTTGTATTTATGTTCCTTTTTGGTGGATTCTTAATGACT ctttttggtttgtttgtgaGCTTAGTTTTCTTGGGCCAGGCCTTTACAATAATGCTTGTCTACGTGTGGAGCCGGAGGAACCCATACGTCCGCATGAACTTCTTCGGCCTTCTGAATTTCCAGGCCCCCTTTTTACCCTGGGTGCTCATGGGCTTTTCCTTGTTGTTGGGAAACTCAATCATTGTGGACCTCTTGG GTATTGCAGTTggacacatatattttttcttggaaGATGTATTTCCCAATCAACCTGGCGGaataagaattttgaaaacaCCATCTGTTTT AAGCGTGGACACTTTTGACAGCTCAGCAAGAATTTTAACTCCAGAAGCACTTTATGAAATGGCCACTGATTCACCCAGAAGACATTTCCAGCAGTTCGCCAGTGGCTCCTCACTACGCTGGTACTGA
- the DERL2 gene encoding derlin-2 isoform X1 has product MAYQSLRLEYLQIPPVSRAYTTACVLTTAAVQLELITPFQLYFNPELIFKHFQIWRLITNFLFFGPVGFNFLFNMIFLYRYCRMLEEGSFRGRTADFVFMFLFGGFLMTLFGLFVSLVFLGQAFTIMLVYVWSRRNPYVRMNFFGLLNFQAPFLPWVLMGFSLLLGNSIIVDLLGIAVGHIYFFLEDVFPNQPGGIRILKTPSVLSVDTFDSSARILTPEALYEMATDSPRRHFQQFASGSSLRWY; this is encoded by the exons ATGGCGTACCAGAGCCTCCGACTGGAGTACCTGCAGATCCCACCGGTCAGCCGCGCCTACACCACCGCCTGCGTCCTCACCACCGCCGCTGTG CAGTTGGAACTGATCACACCTTTTCAGTTGTACTTCAATCCTGAATTAATCTTTAAACACTTTCAA atATGGAGGTTAATCaccaatttcttattttttgggCCAGTTGgattcaattttttatttaacaTGATTTTTCT ATATCGTTACTGTCGAATGCTAGAAGAAGGCTCTTTCCGAGGTCGGACAGCAGACTTTGTATTTATGTTCCTTTTTGGTGGATTCTTAATGACT ctttttggtttgtttgtgaGCTTAGTTTTCTTGGGCCAGGCCTTTACAATAATGCTTGTCTACGTGTGGAGCCGGAGGAACCCATACGTCCGCATGAACTTCTTCGGCCTTCTGAATTTCCAGGCCCCCTTTTTACCCTGGGTGCTCATGGGCTTTTCCTTGTTGTTGGGAAACTCAATCATTGTGGACCTCTTGG GTATTGCAGTTggacacatatattttttcttggaaGATGTATTTCCCAATCAACCTGGCGGaataagaattttgaaaacaCCATCTGTTTT AAGCGTGGACACTTTTGACAGCTCAGCAAGAATTTTAACTCCAGAAGCACTTTATGAAATGGCCACTGATTCACCCAGAAGACATTTCCAGCAGTTCGCCAGTGGCTCCTCACTACGCTGGTACTGA
- the DERL2 gene encoding derlin-2 isoform X4 yields the protein MAYQSLRLEYLQIPPVSRAYTTACVLTTAAVLELITPFQLYFNPELIFKHFQIWRLITNFLFFGPVGFNFLFNMIFLYRYCRMLEEGSFRGRTADFVFMFLFGGFLMTLFGLFVSLVFLGQAFTIMLVYVWSRRNPYVRMNFFGLLNFQAPFLPWVLMGFSLLLGNSIIVDLLGIAVGHIYFFLEDVFPNQPGGIRILKTPSVLKAIFDTPDEDPNYNPLPEERPGGFAWGEGQRLGG from the exons ATGGCGTACCAGAGCCTCCGACTGGAGTACCTGCAGATCCCACCGGTCAGCCGCGCCTACACCACCGCCTGCGTCCTCACCACCGCCGCTGTG TTGGAACTGATCACACCTTTTCAGTTGTACTTCAATCCTGAATTAATCTTTAAACACTTTCAA atATGGAGGTTAATCaccaatttcttattttttgggCCAGTTGgattcaattttttatttaacaTGATTTTTCT ATATCGTTACTGTCGAATGCTAGAAGAAGGCTCTTTCCGAGGTCGGACAGCAGACTTTGTATTTATGTTCCTTTTTGGTGGATTCTTAATGACT ctttttggtttgtttgtgaGCTTAGTTTTCTTGGGCCAGGCCTTTACAATAATGCTTGTCTACGTGTGGAGCCGGAGGAACCCATACGTCCGCATGAACTTCTTCGGCCTTCTGAATTTCCAGGCCCCCTTTTTACCCTGGGTGCTCATGGGCTTTTCCTTGTTGTTGGGAAACTCAATCATTGTGGACCTCTTGG GTATTGCAGTTggacacatatattttttcttggaaGATGTATTTCCCAATCAACCTGGCGGaataagaattttgaaaacaCCATCTGTTTT GAAGGCTATTTTTGATACACCAGATGAAGATCCAAATTATAATCCACTACCTGAAGAGCGGCCAGGAGGTTTTGCCTGGGGTGAGGGCCAGCGCCTGGGCGGCTAA
- the DERL2 gene encoding derlin-2 isoform X3: MAYQSLRLEYLQIPPVSRAYTTACVLTTAAVQLELITPFQLYFNPELIFKHFQIWRLITNFLFFGPVGFNFLFNMIFLYRYCRMLEEGSFRGRTADFVFMFLFGGFLMTLFGLFVSLVFLGQAFTIMLVYVWSRRNPYVRMNFFGLLNFQAPFLPWVLMGFSLLLGNSIIVDLLGIAVGHIYFFLEDVFPNQPGGIRILKTPSVLKAIFDTPDEDPNYNPLPEERPGGFAWGEGQRLGG, translated from the exons ATGGCGTACCAGAGCCTCCGACTGGAGTACCTGCAGATCCCACCGGTCAGCCGCGCCTACACCACCGCCTGCGTCCTCACCACCGCCGCTGTG CAGTTGGAACTGATCACACCTTTTCAGTTGTACTTCAATCCTGAATTAATCTTTAAACACTTTCAA atATGGAGGTTAATCaccaatttcttattttttgggCCAGTTGgattcaattttttatttaacaTGATTTTTCT ATATCGTTACTGTCGAATGCTAGAAGAAGGCTCTTTCCGAGGTCGGACAGCAGACTTTGTATTTATGTTCCTTTTTGGTGGATTCTTAATGACT ctttttggtttgtttgtgaGCTTAGTTTTCTTGGGCCAGGCCTTTACAATAATGCTTGTCTACGTGTGGAGCCGGAGGAACCCATACGTCCGCATGAACTTCTTCGGCCTTCTGAATTTCCAGGCCCCCTTTTTACCCTGGGTGCTCATGGGCTTTTCCTTGTTGTTGGGAAACTCAATCATTGTGGACCTCTTGG GTATTGCAGTTggacacatatattttttcttggaaGATGTATTTCCCAATCAACCTGGCGGaataagaattttgaaaacaCCATCTGTTTT GAAGGCTATTTTTGATACACCAGATGAAGATCCAAATTATAATCCACTACCTGAAGAGCGGCCAGGAGGTTTTGCCTGGGGTGAGGGCCAGCGCCTGGGCGGCTAA
- the DERL2 gene encoding derlin-2 isoform X5 produces the protein MAYQSLRLEYLQIPPVSRAYTTACVLTTAAVQLELITPFQLYFNPELIFKHFQVLQLDTYIFSWKMYFPINLAE, from the exons ATGGCGTACCAGAGCCTCCGACTGGAGTACCTGCAGATCCCACCGGTCAGCCGCGCCTACACCACCGCCTGCGTCCTCACCACCGCCGCTGTG CAGTTGGAACTGATCACACCTTTTCAGTTGTACTTCAATCCTGAATTAATCTTTAAACACTTTCAA GTATTGCAGTTggacacatatattttttcttggaaGATGTATTTCCCAATCAACCTGGCGGaataa